From a region of the Sinorhizobium sp. B11 genome:
- a CDS encoding carbohydrate ABC transporter permease: protein MSSIASSEIATSHGGTSGRWIGRVVIYGLLLIFAVLYLMPLFVMLTTSFKTMDEIQNGNMLALPQSPTLDPWFKAWGETCVGLTCAGIKGYFWNSIKMVVPAVAISTILGALNGYVLTKWRFPGDTLVFGLMLFACFIPFQSVLLPMATILGFLGRFGTTLQNATGFSFGFGNPTVNLVFVHVVYGLGFTTLFFRNFYEAFPTELVKAAQVDGASFFQIFRRIMLPNSLPIIVVTVIYQFTNIWNDFLFASAYAGTGESMPMTVALNNVVNTSTGVVEYNVNMAAAMIAAVPTLIVYILAGRYFVRGLMAGAVKG from the coding sequence ATGAGCAGCATTGCCTCTTCCGAAATCGCAACTTCGCATGGCGGCACTAGCGGTCGCTGGATCGGCCGTGTCGTCATCTACGGCCTGCTGTTGATCTTTGCCGTTCTTTACCTGATGCCGCTTTTCGTCATGCTGACGACCTCGTTCAAGACCATGGACGAAATCCAGAACGGCAATATGCTGGCGCTGCCGCAGTCGCCGACACTCGATCCGTGGTTCAAGGCCTGGGGCGAGACCTGTGTCGGCCTCACCTGCGCCGGCATCAAGGGCTACTTCTGGAATTCGATCAAGATGGTCGTGCCGGCCGTCGCGATCTCCACCATTCTCGGCGCGCTCAACGGCTACGTACTGACCAAGTGGCGCTTTCCTGGCGATACGCTGGTTTTCGGCCTGATGCTGTTTGCCTGCTTCATACCGTTCCAGTCCGTGCTGCTGCCGATGGCCACCATTCTCGGTTTTCTCGGCCGTTTTGGCACGACCCTTCAGAACGCGACCGGATTCAGCTTCGGCTTCGGCAATCCGACGGTGAACCTGGTTTTCGTGCATGTCGTCTACGGTCTCGGCTTCACGACGCTCTTCTTCCGCAATTTCTACGAAGCCTTCCCGACGGAGTTGGTGAAGGCAGCGCAGGTCGATGGCGCGAGCTTCTTCCAGATCTTTCGCCGCATCATGCTGCCGAACTCGCTGCCGATCATCGTCGTCACGGTCATCTACCAGTTTACCAATATCTGGAACGACTTCCTCTTCGCTTCGGCCTATGCCGGCACGGGCGAATCGATGCCGATGACGGTGGCGTTGAACAACGTCGTCAATACTTCGACCGGCGTCGTCGAATACAATGTCAACATGGCTGCCGCGATGATCGCGGCCGTTCCTACGCTCATCGTCTATATCCTCGCCGGCCGCTATTTCGTGCGCGGTCTGATGGCGGGCGCCGTCAAAGGGTGA
- a CDS encoding adenylate/guanylate cyclase domain-containing protein — MRPSFEATDPASEDAEGVWPIRRRRILDWLINETRGERFIDNILVEMCKRLLAAGVPVNRSSLHFRTNHPQWIGARILWVEGMEEAKINTFAYGVETTPQFLNSPVNEIHNGANEVRKNLEDLWEGDDYPFYQELRDDGYSEYIAWPIDHTFDKRHVVTFSTNRPGGFTGEHVDFLRDLLPALTLVSEIRLKNIMARTLLQTYVGPHASEQILSGVITRGSGTTVGAAIMICDLRDFTAISDLWPRDDVIQLLNDYFDAMSDPIERHGGEILKFMGDGLLAIFPLSKPSACEDLLTAIREGQEAMAKVNEQHQRLGRDPLRYGVGVHVGDVMYGNIGSRRRLDFTVIGPAVNVASRLETLTKEVRRPVLLSRAFVEMATCTEEMDNLGTFPLRGLGEPVEVFAFREKPTAGRDAA, encoded by the coding sequence ATGAGGCCCTCTTTCGAAGCGACTGATCCGGCAAGTGAAGATGCCGAAGGTGTCTGGCCAATCCGCAGGCGCCGAATTCTCGATTGGCTGATCAATGAGACCCGCGGCGAGCGTTTCATCGACAATATCCTGGTGGAGATGTGCAAGCGGCTGCTGGCAGCTGGCGTGCCGGTGAACCGCTCCAGCCTGCATTTCCGCACCAACCATCCGCAATGGATCGGCGCCCGCATCCTGTGGGTGGAAGGCATGGAAGAGGCGAAGATCAACACCTTTGCCTACGGGGTGGAAACCACGCCGCAATTCCTCAACAGCCCGGTCAACGAGATTCATAACGGCGCCAACGAGGTGCGGAAGAACCTGGAGGATTTGTGGGAGGGCGACGATTATCCCTTCTACCAGGAACTACGCGACGACGGCTATTCCGAATATATCGCCTGGCCGATCGATCATACGTTCGACAAGCGTCACGTCGTTACGTTCTCCACCAATAGGCCGGGCGGTTTTACCGGTGAGCACGTGGATTTCCTGCGCGATCTGCTGCCGGCTCTCACTCTCGTCAGCGAGATCAGGCTCAAGAACATCATGGCGCGCACTCTGCTGCAGACCTATGTCGGGCCGCATGCGAGCGAACAGATTCTCTCCGGCGTCATCACCCGCGGCAGCGGCACGACCGTCGGCGCGGCGATCATGATCTGCGACCTGCGCGATTTCACTGCGATCTCCGATCTCTGGCCGCGCGACGACGTCATCCAGTTGCTCAATGACTATTTCGATGCAATGTCCGATCCGATCGAACGGCACGGCGGCGAAATCCTGAAGTTCATGGGCGATGGACTGCTCGCCATCTTCCCGCTGTCGAAGCCTTCTGCCTGCGAAGACCTGCTGACGGCGATCCGTGAAGGGCAGGAGGCGATGGCGAAAGTGAATGAGCAACATCAGCGCCTGGGACGTGATCCACTGCGCTATGGTGTCGGCGTCCACGTCGGCGACGTTATGTATGGTAATATCGGTTCGCGCCGGCGGCTGGATTTCACGGTCATCGGCCCGGCAGTCAACGTCGCTTCGCGGCTTGAAACCTTGACCAAGGAAGTCAGGCGGCCGGTCCTGTTGTCTCGCGCTTTCGTTGAGATGGCGACCTGCACGGAAGAGATGGACAATCTCGGCACTTTTCCTCTGCGCGGGCTTGGGGAGCCGGTGGAAGTCTTCGCTTTCCGCGAAAAGCCGACAGCCGGTCGTGACGCAGCTTAG
- a CDS encoding sugar ABC transporter permease, whose product MSTVATTDPILTSKSSSRTSIRGRLQDALPKIVLAPSFLITVIFVYGFIVWTAYLSFTNSKTFPSYALTGTRAYERLWRWTFESDPPSSWYTSITNMGIFGFLYIFICLGLGLMLAILLDQKIRGEGILRPIFLYPMALSFIVTGVAWKWFLDPGLGLEQTLHHFGWTSFHFDWIKNKDFVIYTVVIAGVWQASGFVMAMFLAGLRGIDGEIMKAAQIDGASPFQMYRRIIIPLLRPIFLSAFIVLAHMAIKSYDLVVALTSGGPGGSAWLPSNFMYEYTFKRNEMAVGSASAIIMLMTISAIIVPYLYSELREKGR is encoded by the coding sequence ATGAGCACAGTTGCGACCACAGACCCGATACTGACGTCGAAGTCCTCAAGCCGGACGTCCATTCGTGGCCGGCTGCAGGATGCGCTGCCGAAGATCGTGCTGGCGCCAAGTTTTCTCATCACGGTGATTTTCGTCTACGGCTTCATCGTCTGGACAGCCTATCTCTCCTTCACCAATTCCAAGACCTTTCCGTCCTATGCGCTAACGGGCACGCGTGCCTACGAGCGGCTCTGGCGCTGGACTTTCGAGAGCGACCCGCCGTCCTCGTGGTACACGTCGATTACCAATATGGGGATCTTCGGCTTCCTCTATATTTTCATCTGCCTTGGGCTCGGGCTGATGCTGGCGATTCTTCTCGATCAGAAGATCCGCGGTGAAGGCATCTTGCGGCCGATCTTCCTCTATCCGATGGCGCTGTCCTTCATCGTGACAGGCGTTGCCTGGAAATGGTTTCTCGATCCGGGCCTCGGGCTCGAGCAGACGCTGCACCATTTCGGCTGGACGAGCTTCCATTTCGACTGGATCAAGAACAAGGACTTCGTCATCTACACCGTCGTCATCGCCGGTGTCTGGCAAGCCTCCGGCTTCGTCATGGCGATGTTTCTTGCCGGCTTGCGCGGTATCGACGGCGAGATCATGAAGGCTGCCCAGATCGATGGCGCCTCGCCTTTCCAGATGTACCGCCGGATCATCATTCCGCTGCTGCGACCGATCTTCCTGTCGGCTTTCATCGTGCTCGCCCATATGGCGATCAAGTCCTACGACCTTGTGGTGGCGCTGACCTCCGGCGGCCCCGGTGGCTCGGCCTGGCTGCCGTCCAATTTCATGTACGAATACACGTTCAAGCGGAATGAAATGGCTGTCGGTTCTGCAAGCGCCATCATCATGCTGATGACCATCTCGGCCATCATCGTTCCCTATCTCTATTCCGAATTGAGGGAGAAGGGACGATGA
- a CDS encoding LacI family transcriptional regulator: protein MTESSQLQRGENPDGAQKRGKPTLRTIATLTGLAVTTVSRALSDAPQISVETRERVHRIAREIGYLPDRAAQRLKTGRTNVISILLDPHQEVVGFGTAIMYGIAKVLKETSYHLVVAPNFLSTTDLEAAEYIVRNNFADGLIFTRTEPFDARVRMLQEVGFPFVSHGRTEFSTPHAYVDYDNYAFAYQATRRLIAKGRKKVAVVMPPKRLTFSQHILHGFMTAVREAGVAYEIPEAVTLDSPANEIRDFFRARATAPDVPDGFVCPGEVSALALVSAMGDAGSILAEDYDIVAKETSHLLTHLQPKIETIYEDLVEAGEHLGQMLLQRIGNPSAESQSLLLPPQINFPVA from the coding sequence GTGACCGAATCGTCCCAACTGCAACGCGGTGAAAATCCGGATGGCGCGCAAAAGCGCGGCAAGCCGACCTTGCGTACCATCGCAACATTGACCGGTCTCGCGGTAACGACAGTTTCGCGCGCACTAAGCGACGCTCCGCAAATATCGGTCGAGACCCGCGAACGCGTTCATCGCATTGCCCGCGAGATCGGTTACCTGCCGGACCGGGCTGCCCAACGCCTGAAGACGGGCCGCACAAACGTCATCAGCATCCTTCTCGATCCGCATCAGGAAGTCGTCGGCTTCGGCACCGCCATCATGTACGGCATCGCCAAGGTGTTGAAGGAGACATCCTATCACCTCGTCGTCGCCCCGAACTTCCTGTCGACGACGGATCTCGAAGCGGCGGAATATATCGTCCGCAACAATTTCGCCGATGGCCTGATCTTCACACGGACGGAACCCTTCGATGCGAGGGTGCGGATGCTGCAGGAGGTCGGCTTCCCATTCGTGTCTCACGGGCGCACGGAGTTTTCGACACCGCATGCCTATGTCGATTACGACAATTATGCTTTCGCCTACCAAGCCACCCGGCGCCTGATCGCCAAGGGCAGGAAGAAGGTTGCAGTCGTCATGCCGCCGAAGCGGCTGACTTTCAGCCAGCATATCCTTCATGGCTTCATGACCGCTGTGCGCGAGGCTGGCGTGGCCTACGAGATACCGGAAGCCGTTACGCTCGATTCACCGGCCAATGAAATTAGAGATTTCTTCCGCGCGCGCGCCACCGCACCCGATGTTCCCGATGGCTTCGTCTGTCCGGGTGAGGTTTCTGCGCTCGCGCTCGTCAGCGCAATGGGTGATGCGGGCAGTATTCTGGCCGAGGACTATGACATCGTCGCCAAGGAGACGTCGCATCTCCTCACGCATCTGCAGCCGAAGATCGAGACCATATACGAGGATCTGGTCGAGGCGGGCGAACATCTCGGCCAGATGCTTCTTCAGCGCATCGGCAATCCGTCAGCAGAGAGCCAGAGCCTGCTCCTGCCGCCGCAGATCAATTTTCCGGTAGCCTAA
- a CDS encoding ABC transporter ATP-binding protein yields MAFLEISGLKKRFGAVDILKGIDLELEKGGFLVLVGPSGCGKSTLLNTIAGLEAITSGEIRIDGRAINDLHPSKRDIAMVFQSYALYPNMTVAGNIAFGMEIRGVPKEEREKAIKQVSDMLQIGHLLDRKPSQLSGGQRQRVAMGRALVRNPQVFLFDEPLSNLDAKLRVDMRTEIKRLHQRMGTTIVYVTHDQIEAMTLATKIAVLKDGVLQQFGTPAEIYNSPANVFVADFMGSPAMNLVNATVENGAGGLQVSLERPNGEPLKLPVNTGNNSLTGYTGKQVIFGIRPEALTDIDGADRKAKSVVHGDCAIEVVEPAGSDTFAVTKLGGKSVVARLGADTGILPGQNTRLAFNLDKAVFFDPASQLRIA; encoded by the coding sequence ATGGCTTTCCTTGAAATTTCCGGTCTCAAGAAGCGTTTCGGCGCCGTCGATATTCTCAAGGGGATCGATCTGGAACTCGAAAAGGGCGGCTTCCTGGTGCTGGTCGGTCCGTCCGGTTGCGGCAAGTCGACACTGCTCAACACGATTGCCGGGCTCGAGGCGATCACCTCTGGCGAAATCCGTATCGATGGCCGTGCGATCAATGATCTGCATCCGTCCAAGCGTGATATCGCCATGGTCTTCCAGAGCTACGCGCTCTATCCGAACATGACGGTTGCCGGCAACATCGCCTTCGGCATGGAAATCCGCGGCGTGCCGAAGGAAGAGCGCGAAAAGGCGATCAAGCAGGTCTCCGACATGCTGCAGATCGGCCATCTGCTCGACCGCAAGCCGTCGCAGCTTTCGGGCGGACAGCGTCAGCGCGTCGCAATGGGTCGCGCGCTGGTGCGCAATCCGCAGGTCTTCCTCTTCGACGAACCGCTCTCCAACCTCGATGCGAAACTGCGCGTCGACATGCGTACGGAAATCAAGCGCCTGCACCAGCGCATGGGAACGACGATCGTCTACGTCACCCACGACCAGATCGAGGCGATGACGCTCGCGACGAAAATCGCGGTGCTGAAGGATGGCGTGCTGCAGCAGTTCGGCACGCCGGCCGAGATCTACAACAGCCCAGCCAATGTGTTCGTGGCGGATTTCATGGGATCGCCGGCGATGAACCTGGTGAACGCCACCGTCGAGAATGGCGCCGGCGGGCTGCAGGTGTCGCTGGAGCGGCCGAATGGCGAGCCGCTGAAGCTGCCCGTCAATACCGGCAACAACAGCCTGACAGGCTATACCGGTAAGCAGGTCATTTTCGGGATCCGTCCGGAAGCACTGACGGATATTGACGGAGCTGACCGCAAGGCAAAGTCGGTCGTCCATGGCGATTGCGCCATCGAGGTCGTGGAGCCGGCCGGTTCAGATACATTTGCCGTCACCAAGCTCGGCGGCAAGTCGGTAGTGGCGCGCCTTGGAGCGGATACCGGCATCCTGCCGGGCCAGAATACCCGCCTTGCCTTCAATCTCGACAAGGCGGTCTTCTTCGATCCGGCCAGCCAGTTGCGGATCGCTTAG
- the nrdF gene encoding class 1b ribonucleoside-diphosphate reductase subunit beta: MNMQVKPVSRVRAINWNRIEDDKDLEVWNRLTGNFWLPEKVPLSNDIPSWGTLTPVEQQLTIRVFTGLTLLDTIQNGVGSVKLMADAVTPHEEAVLSNISFMEAVHARSYSSIFSTLCLTPDVDDAYRWSEENEFLQKKSALIMEHYASGDPLKKKVASVFLESFLFYSGFYLPMYWSSRAKLTNTADMIRLIIRDEAVHGYYIGYKFQRGLEKLSEERRQEIKDFAFDLLLELYDNEAKYTEALYDGVGLTEDVKKFLHYNANKALMNLGYEALFPAEACKVNPAILSALSPNADENHDFFSGSGSSYVIGKAVATEDEDWDF, from the coding sequence ATGAACATGCAAGTCAAGCCGGTCAGCCGCGTGCGCGCCATCAACTGGAACCGCATCGAGGACGACAAGGATCTCGAGGTCTGGAACCGTCTGACCGGCAATTTCTGGCTGCCGGAAAAGGTGCCGCTGTCGAACGACATTCCGTCGTGGGGAACGCTGACGCCGGTCGAGCAGCAGCTGACGATCCGCGTCTTCACCGGGCTGACTCTGCTCGACACGATCCAGAACGGTGTCGGCTCCGTGAAGTTGATGGCGGATGCGGTCACCCCGCATGAGGAAGCAGTGCTTTCCAACATCTCCTTCATGGAAGCGGTGCATGCACGCTCCTATTCCTCGATCTTCTCCACGCTCTGCCTCACGCCCGATGTCGACGATGCCTATCGGTGGTCGGAAGAGAATGAGTTCCTGCAGAAGAAGTCGGCGCTGATCATGGAGCACTATGCGTCCGGCGATCCCTTGAAGAAGAAGGTCGCGAGCGTCTTCCTCGAGAGCTTCCTCTTCTATTCAGGCTTCTATCTGCCGATGTACTGGTCAAGCCGCGCCAAGCTGACCAACACCGCCGACATGATCCGCCTCATTATCAGAGACGAGGCCGTGCATGGCTATTATATCGGCTACAAGTTTCAGCGCGGACTGGAAAAACTCTCAGAAGAGCGCCGGCAGGAGATCAAGGACTTCGCCTTCGATCTGCTCCTCGAACTCTACGACAACGAGGCTAAATATACCGAAGCGCTCTATGATGGCGTTGGGCTGACGGAGGACGTCAAGAAGTTCCTGCATTACAACGCCAACAAGGCGTTGATGAACCTCGGGTACGAAGCGCTGTTTCCGGCCGAAGCCTGCAAGGTCAATCCGGCAATCCTGTCTGCGCTTTCGCCGAATGCCGATGAAAATCACGACTTCTTCTCGGGTTCCGGCTCCTCCTATGTCATCGGCAAGGCGGTGGCGACCGAGGACGAAGACTGGGATTTCTGA
- a CDS encoding glycoside hydrolase family 2 protein, with protein sequence MRSVVSLNESWSFHEGFGQNLTEAFDGAAMVHLPHTAVELPFNYFDEKRYQRAFTYQKVLRWLPEFEGREVSILFDGAMADSVVYLNGEEIIAHKDGYTPFEARLTGKLIKGDNLITVKIDGSENPAIPPFGGRIDYLTYAGIYRDVWLKVTDRISIRNIKIETHDVLSDRKSATVRVDIANPQGLTYAATVTGSLRDAHGNILASAAGETIGTSTTLSFGGLTDIELWDLSNPALYEVSVELKTEHGADRTTGHFGFRTAKFTPEGFLLNGRPVKLQGLNRHQAYPYVGYAAGRSAQERDADIMKTVLKCNIVRTSHYPQSKWFLDQCDRIGLLVFEEIPGWQHIGDLDWQQESIENVRRMIERDWNHPSIIIWGVRINESLDNHDFYTATNRLAHELDSTRQTGGVRYLTESELLEDVYTMNDFILGNEELPGANRPRTALRSQQENTGLSYKVPYIITEFNGHMHPTKMYDAEQRQAEHVRRHLEVLNAAYGDPDISGAIGWCMFDYNTHKDFGSGDRICYHGVMDMFREPKFAAYVYASQCDPSEDVIMKPVTFWARGERSIGGVLPLIILTNCDEVELKYGSLTKRIGPDHENYPHLPHPPVVLDHRHFTQDELGRWGLEWIDGEFTGFVNGEPVASLTLAADPLPTALEVVPDSTTLKARERDTTRVIIRALDQRGQRLPFLNDVATLTVKGPGKIVGPAAVPLQGGTTGFWLEATGLTGEITVEATSSHFAPVTISVAAV encoded by the coding sequence ATGCGCTCAGTCGTTTCCTTGAATGAATCCTGGAGCTTCCACGAGGGCTTCGGCCAGAACCTGACGGAAGCCTTCGATGGCGCCGCGATGGTCCATCTGCCGCACACCGCCGTCGAGCTGCCCTTCAACTATTTCGACGAGAAGCGTTATCAGCGCGCCTTCACCTATCAGAAGGTGCTGCGCTGGCTGCCGGAATTCGAAGGCCGCGAAGTTTCCATCCTCTTCGACGGCGCCATGGCTGACAGCGTCGTCTATCTGAACGGCGAAGAGATCATCGCCCACAAGGACGGCTACACGCCGTTTGAAGCTCGTCTTACCGGCAAATTGATCAAGGGCGACAACCTGATCACCGTTAAGATCGACGGCAGCGAGAACCCGGCGATCCCGCCCTTCGGCGGCCGTATCGACTATCTGACTTATGCCGGCATCTATCGCGACGTCTGGCTGAAGGTCACCGACAGGATTTCGATCCGCAATATCAAGATCGAGACGCATGATGTCCTCTCGGACAGGAAATCGGCGACAGTACGTGTCGATATCGCCAACCCGCAGGGCCTCACCTATGCGGCGACCGTCACCGGATCGCTGCGGGACGCGCATGGCAACATTCTGGCGAGTGCTGCCGGCGAGACGATCGGGACCAGCACCACTCTTTCCTTCGGCGGCCTGACCGACATCGAGCTCTGGGATCTGTCGAACCCGGCGCTCTATGAAGTCTCCGTCGAACTGAAGACGGAACATGGCGCCGACCGGACCACCGGCCATTTCGGTTTCCGCACCGCCAAATTCACCCCGGAAGGCTTCCTGCTGAACGGTCGCCCCGTAAAGCTCCAGGGCCTCAACCGCCATCAGGCCTATCCCTATGTGGGCTACGCCGCCGGCCGCTCCGCGCAGGAGCGCGATGCCGATATCATGAAGACGGTGCTGAAGTGCAATATCGTGCGCACCTCGCACTATCCGCAGTCGAAATGGTTCCTCGACCAGTGTGATCGCATCGGCCTGCTCGTTTTCGAGGAAATCCCGGGCTGGCAGCATATCGGCGATCTCGACTGGCAGCAGGAGTCCATCGAGAATGTTCGCCGCATGATCGAGCGCGACTGGAACCACCCCTCGATCATCATCTGGGGCGTGCGTATCAATGAATCGCTCGACAATCACGACTTCTATACCGCCACCAACCGCCTGGCCCACGAACTCGATTCCACCCGCCAGACCGGCGGCGTTCGTTACCTGACGGAAAGCGAGCTGCTCGAAGACGTCTACACGATGAACGACTTCATCCTCGGTAATGAGGAACTCCCGGGTGCAAACCGTCCGCGCACGGCCCTTCGCAGCCAGCAGGAAAATACCGGCCTGTCCTACAAGGTCCCGTACATCATCACCGAATTCAACGGCCACATGCATCCGACCAAGATGTATGATGCAGAGCAGCGCCAGGCCGAGCATGTGCGCCGCCATCTGGAAGTGCTGAACGCCGCCTATGGCGATCCGGATATTTCTGGCGCGATCGGCTGGTGCATGTTCGACTATAACACGCACAAGGATTTCGGCTCCGGCGACCGCATCTGCTATCACGGCGTCATGGATATGTTCCGCGAACCGAAATTCGCGGCCTATGTCTATGCCAGCCAGTGCGACCCTTCGGAAGACGTCATCATGAAGCCGGTCACCTTCTGGGCGCGCGGCGAGCGCAGCATCGGCGGCGTGCTGCCACTGATCATCCTGACCAATTGCGATGAGGTAGAGCTCAAATACGGTTCGCTGACGAAGCGCATCGGTCCGGACCACGAAAACTACCCGCACCTGCCGCATCCGCCCGTGGTGCTCGACCACCGCCATTTCACCCAGGACGAACTCGGCCGCTGGGGCCTGGAATGGATCGACGGCGAATTCACCGGCTTCGTCAACGGCGAGCCTGTAGCCAGCCTAACGCTCGCGGCCGATCCCCTGCCGACCGCACTGGAAGTCGTGCCCGACAGCACCACGCTGAAGGCGCGCGAACGCGACACGACCCGCGTCATCATCCGCGCGCTCGACCAGCGCGGCCAGCGGCTGCCGTTCCTCAACGATGTTGCAACCTTGACCGTGAAGGGGCCTGGCAAGATCGTCGGGCCAGCGGCCGTACCGCTCCAGGGCGGAACGACGGGCTTCTGGCTGGAGGCAACAGGCCTGACGGGCGAAATCACCGTCGAAGCGACCTCGAGCCACTTCGCACCAGTCACGATTTCCGTGGCGGCCGTCTGA
- a CDS encoding ABC transporter substrate-binding protein yields the protein MRKFLSSAALAVVMMAGFGSAHAADVKEVQMLHWWTSGGEAAALNVLKGDLSKEGYAWKDVPVAGGGGDAAMTALKAMVAAGTYPTASQMLGYTVLDYAQAGVMGDLTETAKKEGWDKSVPAALQKFSVYDGKWVAAPVNVHSVNWLWINKSVMDKIGGTQPKTFDDLTALLDKAKAAGVIPLALGGQNWQEATMFDSIVLSTGGPEFYKKAFNDLDEASLKSDTMKKSFDNLAKIIQYVDPNFSGRDWNLATAMVIKGDALVQVMGDWAKGEFVAAKKTPDTDFLCYRFPGTDGSVIYNSDMFGMFNVPDDRKAAQVALATATLSKSFQSAFNVVKGSVPARTDVPDTDFDACGKKGIADLKAANEGGTLFGSLAQGYGAPPAIANAYKDVVSKFVHGQIKTSDDAVTQLVQAIDDAR from the coding sequence ATGCGCAAGTTTTTGAGCTCGGCAGCTCTTGCTGTCGTGATGATGGCTGGTTTCGGCAGCGCCCATGCGGCCGATGTCAAGGAAGTTCAGATGTTGCACTGGTGGACGTCCGGCGGTGAAGCCGCGGCGCTCAACGTGCTGAAGGGCGACCTTTCCAAGGAAGGTTACGCCTGGAAGGACGTCCCGGTTGCCGGCGGTGGCGGTGACGCAGCCATGACCGCGCTGAAGGCGATGGTCGCGGCCGGTACCTATCCGACGGCATCGCAGATGCTCGGCTATACGGTGCTTGACTACGCCCAGGCTGGCGTGATGGGCGACCTGACCGAGACGGCGAAGAAGGAAGGCTGGGACAAGTCTGTGCCGGCGGCACTGCAGAAATTCTCTGTCTATGACGGCAAGTGGGTCGCAGCACCTGTCAACGTTCACTCCGTCAACTGGCTGTGGATCAACAAGTCCGTCATGGACAAGATCGGCGGCACGCAGCCGAAGACCTTCGACGACCTGACCGCCCTGCTCGACAAGGCGAAGGCAGCCGGTGTCATTCCGCTCGCACTCGGCGGTCAGAACTGGCAGGAAGCCACGATGTTCGACTCCATCGTGCTCTCGACCGGTGGTCCGGAATTCTACAAGAAGGCTTTCAACGACCTCGACGAGGCTTCGCTGAAGTCCGACACGATGAAGAAGTCGTTCGATAACCTTGCCAAGATCATCCAGTATGTCGACCCGAACTTCTCGGGCCGCGACTGGAACCTGGCAACCGCGATGGTCATCAAGGGCGACGCTCTGGTGCAGGTCATGGGTGACTGGGCGAAGGGCGAATTCGTTGCCGCCAAGAAGACCCCTGATACCGACTTCCTGTGCTACCGCTTCCCGGGCACCGACGGCAGCGTGATCTACAACTCCGACATGTTCGGCATGTTCAACGTTCCTGACGACCGCAAGGCCGCTCAGGTAGCGCTCGCCACGGCAACGCTGTCGAAGAGCTTCCAGTCCGCTTTCAACGTCGTCAAGGGTTCGGTTCCGGCCCGTACCGACGTTCCGGATACGGATTTCGACGCTTGCGGCAAGAAGGGTATTGCCGACCTGAAAGCTGCCAACGAGGGCGGCACGCTGTTCGGCTCGCTGGCACAGGGTTATGGCGCGCCTCCGGCTATCGCCAACGCCTATAAGGACGTTGTCTCGAAGTTCGTTCATGGTCAGATCAAGACCTCCGACGACGCTGTTACCCAGCTCGTCCAGGCCATCGACGACGCCCGCTAA
- a CDS encoding LacI family transcriptional regulator, whose product MSGTNRRRITSKELAKLAGVSSATISRAFSPDSRIGSATRDRILAVAREYGYQPNAIARSLNNQRSRLVALVVNAIGNPCEAEEQQLLVHRLQARQLLPILLCCADHSDRLQLMRLASTYQVDHVVIFSDMVSMQDAVDIFHTTKPIIVSFEPLENEDVSNIRIDGAVGAGEIIDKVVGDGKKRFAYLSGTKSSWIDKLRRKWFADALARHGLSFEAEAFGDYSYDSGFKEAVLLLHRSKVDAIICGNDVMAIGARDAARRVLGKNTPEDIAIVGQDGIAMAAWDCNDLTTLSLDHAAFMDAVVEVIERHEAGDEGPHSITLACTPRWGSTA is encoded by the coding sequence ATGAGCGGAACGAACAGACGGCGGATCACCTCGAAGGAACTGGCGAAACTCGCTGGTGTGTCCTCGGCGACGATTTCGAGGGCTTTCTCGCCGGATTCCAGGATCGGAAGCGCCACGCGCGACCGCATCCTCGCCGTTGCTCGCGAATATGGCTACCAGCCGAATGCGATCGCCCGCTCGCTGAACAACCAGCGCTCGCGCTTGGTCGCCCTCGTCGTCAACGCCATCGGCAACCCCTGCGAGGCCGAGGAGCAGCAGCTCCTCGTCCACCGCCTGCAGGCCCGCCAGCTCCTGCCGATCCTGCTCTGTTGCGCCGACCACTCCGATCGCCTGCAGCTGATGCGACTCGCCTCCACCTACCAGGTCGATCATGTCGTCATCTTCTCCGACATGGTCTCGATGCAGGATGCGGTCGATATTTTCCACACGACCAAGCCGATCATCGTTTCCTTCGAGCCGCTGGAAAACGAGGATGTATCCAACATCCGCATCGACGGCGCGGTCGGCGCCGGCGAGATCATCGACAAGGTTGTCGGCGACGGAAAGAAGCGCTTCGCCTATCTCTCCGGCACCAAGTCAAGCTGGATCGACAAGCTGCGCCGCAAGTGGTTTGCCGATGCGCTCGCGCGTCACGGCCTGTCTTTCGAAGCGGAAGCCTTCGGCGACTATTCCTATGATTCCGGCTTCAAGGAAGCCGTCCTGCTGCTGCACCGCTCGAAAGTCGATGCCATCATCTGCGGCAATGACGTCATGGCGATCGGCGCGCGCGATGCCGCCCGCCGCGTCCTCGGCAAGAATACGCCCGAGGATATCGCCATTGTCGGTCAGGACGGTATCGCCATGGCCGCCTGGGATTGCAACGACCTGACGACGCTGAGCCTCGACCACGCAGCCTTCATGGATGCGGTCGTCGAAGTGATCGAACGCCACGAGGCCGGCGACGAAGGCCCGCACAGCATCACGCTTGCCTGCACGCCCCGCTGGGGCTCGACCGCCTGA